The bacterium genome contains the following window.
CCGGCAAGCCGGCCCGCCGGGCTGCCTGCCAGAACCGCACCAACCCGTAGAAACCGTCGTGGTCGGTGACGGCCAGGGCCTCGTAGCCGAGTTCGGCGGCCCCCTCCACCAACGCCTCGGGGTGTGAGGCACCGTCCAGGAACGAGAAGTTGGAATGGGCATGTAGCTCGGCGTAGCGGTGCTCAGTCATAGACGCCCACCGTGAAGGCTTGACCGCCGGTTACCCGGCACAGCACCGCCCCTGCCGAGGTGACGATCTGGTACAGAGCACTCGGTTCCTCCTCGGCCCACCACTCGCCCAGCCTCCGCCACGGACCCGCCCAGGCCAGCACCGGCTCCCATCGGGTGGAGAGGCGCACCCGAGTGGGGACCTCGGCGTCCCATTCCACCTCCAGCCGCCGGGGACGGGATGGAACCAGGCTGGGGGAGGGCGCCGGAACCTTTCCGGGCCAAGGTGAGGCGGGAGAACGGGTCGGCTCGGCAAAATCCTCACCCCATCGGGCCCACTGCACCCGCTCTGCCGGGTCCCTTCCACCCTGGGGGCGGGCCCGGAGAACCGAGTCGGGACCCAGGATGGTCCGGGTCCGCTCCAGCGCTCGTTCGGTTTCGATCCGGACCTCCCTTTGCTCGAACAGGTCCGGCTGGTAGCCCTCGTCGGACAGGCCGGTGGGTGACAGTTTCAGACGGGTCAGCCCGTCCGTGATCCCTCCCGTCTCGATCCAGGCCCGGAGTTGCCACCACACCCGTTCGGCCAGCGCCCGGGTATCAAACGGTTCGGCACTGCGCCACACCCGTGACCGTGTTACCCCGTCGGCAGCCTCGGCTTCCACCTCCACCTGGTGGAGGGCGATCCGGTGCCGATCCAGCAGGGCCAGGAGGTTCCCGGCCAGGCGGCGGGCCATGAAACCCACCTGCTCGACCAGCATCAGAGGTTCTTCGAAAATGGCCTCTACGGTCAGATCGTCTGGGATGCGGCGCGGCAGGACCCTCCGATCCTCGCCGCCGGCCAGACGATGGGCCTCCAAGCCTCGGGTGCCGAATCGGGAGGCCACCGCATGGCGGGGCAGGGCCGCCAGTTCACCCAGGGTGGTCACCCCCAGCCAGCGGAACGTGGCGACCAACTCGTCGATCTCCAGAGCGGAGATGTCCAGGCCGGACAGGAATTCCTTCTCGTCCTTCACGATCAGCGTCGGGTGGCCAGATCGGGCTGCCCAGTAGGCGGCGAACGGACCGTTAGCCACTCCGAAACGCCCTCCGGGCGCCAAGGGCTCCAATGTTGCGGCTATCCGGTCCACCAGGGCGCGCTCGCCGCCGTAATAGCGGACCGCCCCGTCGATAGGGACGAACACCCAGCCCGGCTCGACCACCTCCACCCTGGGTATCAGATCCTCGATGGCGTAGAGGATCGGCTCGAAACGGGTGGCTTCGGCGGCGGGGTCGCGCGCCAGGACCAGGGCCGAAGGGCAGAGCGCCTCGGCCGATCGGCGGGTCATGCCCACCTCGATTCCCGCTTCTGTCGCCCGATCATTGGCGGCCGCCACCAGGGGACGGCCGTCCCGGGTCCCCACAACGAAGGCCGCCCTATCCGACGGACCGTCCGATCTGCGGAGTAACCAATCGGGAAACCACACGCACAGGACGCGCGCCATCGTCCTCCACCTCCACTACCTGATACCGGCCCGCAGCCCCCTTGCCTGACAACTCGACCACCAGGGTGCGCCCACCCAGGCTGCCGTGTCCCTCCCGGGCGCCGGCCCACTCGACCCGGACCGCCCGTACCCGCAGGAAAGCCATTCCGGAGGGGACCCTGCCTGCCAGGGGATTCAGGATCACGGTGGCGTTGCGGGCCCGGGCCTTGGCGCCGAGGCGCCGCAGCAGGGCTTCCCCGACACCTCGGGGAACTTCGGCGTAGATCGCTTTCACGCCGTCAAGCAGGACGGCCAACACCCTGGACCATTGGTGGGCGTCGCCGCACCGCACCACCGTCAGATGGTCGGGATCGATGCCGACCTCCCATGCCGCCAGCGGGCATAGCCATCCCCGAGCGTCCACCACCACCCGGCGAGAGGCCGAGGCCGCCGACAGCATGGAAAGGCCGATCCGGGTCAGCCCCGATCCGGTGGGGCCTTCCAGACCGATCACCCGTCCTGGATACACCGGCAGGGCGGCGACATCCGCAGGCGCCGGTCCATCGGGCGCTGCCTTCAAGATGCTTGCGGTCATGCTCCCCGCTTTCGAGATCGTTCGTTTCCTCGCGCTCTCCGTCCGGGAAAGGGCGTATGACTATACCCGAACATATGTTCGC
Protein-coding sequences here:
- a CDS encoding DNA polymerase Y family protein, translated to MARVLCVWFPDWLLRRSDGPSDRAAFVVGTRDGRPLVAAANDRATEAGIEVGMTRRSAEALCPSALVLARDPAAEATRFEPILYAIEDLIPRVEVVEPGWVFVPIDGAVRYYGGERALVDRIAATLEPLAPGGRFGVANGPFAAYWAARSGHPTLIVKDEKEFLSGLDISALEIDELVATFRWLGVTTLGELAALPRHAVASRFGTRGLEAHRLAGGEDRRVLPRRIPDDLTVEAIFEEPLMLVEQVGFMARRLAGNLLALLDRHRIALHQVEVEAEAADGVTRSRVWRSAEPFDTRALAERVWWQLRAWIETGGITDGLTRLKLSPTGLSDEGYQPDLFEQREVRIETERALERTRTILGPDSVLRARPQGGRDPAERVQWARWGEDFAEPTRSPASPWPGKVPAPSPSLVPSRPRRLEVEWDAEVPTRVRLSTRWEPVLAWAGPWRRLGEWWAEEEPSALYQIVTSAGAVLCRVTGGQAFTVGVYD